One Ahaetulla prasina isolate Xishuangbanna chromosome 1, ASM2864084v1, whole genome shotgun sequence DNA window includes the following coding sequences:
- the HMBOX1 gene encoding homeobox-containing protein 1 isoform X7, giving the protein MLRTFPVVLLETMFHYTDEPRFTIEQIDLLQRLRRTGMTRHEILHALETFDRLDQEHSDKFGRRSAYGSGSCSNSTNNVPASSSTATASTQTQHSGMSPSPSNSYDTSPQPCTTNQNGRESNERLSAFNGKMSPTRYPLANSMAQRSYSFEASEEDLDVDDKVEELMRRDSSVIKEEIKAFLANRRISQAVVAQVTGISQSRISHWLLQQGSDLSEQKKRAFYRWYQLEKSNPGATLSMRPAPLPVEEPEWRQTPPPVTATSGTFRLRRGSRFTWRKECLAVMESYFNENQYPDEAKREEIANACNAVIQKPGKKLSDLERVTSLKVYNWFANRRKEIKRRANIG; this is encoded by the exons TCTGCTGGAAACCATGTTTCACTACACAGATGAACCCAGATTCACCATAGAGCAAATAGATCTACTGCAACGCCTGCGGCGTACTGGTATGACACGCCACGAAATCCTCCATGCTTTGGAAACCTTTGACCGTCTTGACCAGGAACACAGTGACAAGTTTGGGCGGCGGTCTGCCTATGGGAGTGGATCCTGTAGTAACAGCACCAACAATGTTCCAGCGTCTTCCTCTACAGCCACAGCTTCCACACAGACCCAGCACTCTGGGATGTCCCCATCTCCAAGCAACAGTTATGATACCTCCCCACAACCTTGCACTACCAATCAAAATGGGAGGGAGAGTAACGAGAGGTTGTCTGCCTTCAATGGGAAGATGTCACCTACACGTTACCCTCTGGCAAATAGCATGGCTCAAAGGTCATATAGCTTTGAAGCCTCTGAGGAGGACTTGGATGTAGATGATAAAGTAGAAGAATTGATGAG GAGGGACAGCAGCGTGATAAAAGAGGAAATCAAAGCCTTCCTGGCCAACCGGAGGATTTCTCAAGCAGTTGTTGCACAGGTTACAG GCATCAGTCAGAGTCGGATCTCCCACTGGCTGTTGCAACAGGGATCAGACCTGAGTGAACAAAAGAAAAGGGCCTTTTACCGATGGTACCAGCTTGAGAAATCAAATCCAG ggGCTACATTAAGCATGAGACCAGCCCCTCTTCCAGTTGAAGAGCCAGAATGGAGACAGACGCCTCCGCCAGTCACAGCTACCTCTGGGACTTTCCGCTTGCGACGTGGCAGTCGGTTTACCTGGAGAAAGGAATGTTTGGCTGTTATGGAAAG CTACTTCAATGAGAATCAATATCCTGATGAGGCCAAGAGAGAAGAAATTGCAAATGCCTGTAATGCAGTTATTCAAAAGCCAG GAAAGAAGCTGTCAGATCTGGAGCGAGTTACCTCCCTCAAAGTGTACAATTGGTTTGCcaatagaaggaaggaaatcaAGAGGCGAGCCAATATTG